Sequence from the Plasmodium berghei ANKA genome assembly, chromosome: 3 genome:
AAGacctttttatttcattttttgcatGCAGAAATTCAATAGtgattttaattaaaaaaaactatataattcaaataaaaactcGCCATTTTTCGGTTTtagaataaataattagtgccatgtatataaaacacAGATTAAGATGCTGCCCAGATTTTGTGTAGAATTTcgttttaataaaatttgtaaagtttgttaatatttattgatctcatatttattaaacaatatatataaataataaattgtttaaatatataagtaaaaaatataaaaaaaatgtcttACAACCTGAATTTTTAATCTCTAGATAAAGACTAAATTTTGAACACagaaaatatgtataaccattaatacaaaaataacactgtaaatataaaatatatcataaagtttaatattaaatttgatGAACTCATAAATTAAACATTATtaatgtataatatttgtatattatattttaatggTAAGTTTTGGTTGATCATATATAACaacttttataaattatccCCAAATTgctaattattatatttttgccTACACCTAATTATATAtcttaataataaaaatgcattataaatatatgaataataaataattgaaattttaattatattaatacattttttttaatttaattatttaaattttttgttaattttagAATAATAAAGTAGAAATGGTTTATATggtttaatttatttttcacaaAGGTATAATACTATattgttaaaattatttttttattttaatagcCCCACATATATAGTTTGGGGAGtgtaaatttatataaaattaatatattttaaaataggtataataagaatatttataatttttcataatatattttgcttgtaataatgaataaaaatgagcatataaaattagaattatttttctctatatattttttaatttatattgatGATTAAATActgaatattatttgattcGGGTAACttaatacatttatatgtgaatgcatattttatagaaaaattgtatagtaattaatttgtttttaactatattttatagtattatagatataagaatttgtaaatatatgttttaaatatatcgTTTTTattagaatatatatattattataaatacattattttaaaaaaattataaatggAATGTTATAAATTGGTTTAAAGTATTCTATTGTATTCATTAATTATATCACAGTAGtatacaataataaaatagtagtaataataagtatataaataaaaatatttttcgtGCATGTGTAATTAGCGAATAAACTACTACTTGATAGGTGTGcatattattacatttatatattttttttctctccAAAGTTCGcgtatattttaaattaaaaatggaaacattgaaaatattagcAAATTTACATACGTTTGCATGATATGACTACActagaaaatatttttattttatggtttattatatttttccattttgtttttttgtggtttatcaaaaattgttaaataaaattataaaaacacATTCGAAGGACAACAACaaagataaaattattttttttattagtttTAAGTTATCCCGTTTTAAAAGCTATAGCATTtcttatattcatttacacacagtaaatattaaatatttctgaTTGTTTTCGTATTATTAGTGCGTTActtctttttttctgtctttagaaaaataaatataaatgattaGCTTAATTTGAAACATGTCCTTATAActaaaattatacataagattattaaaaaacaaacgtgcatacaaataatgtatttattattttcatattcaaataatttttaattgtacTTTCCAAATTGAggagatatatataatcgCTGTCAATTATTAAAGTTTTTTTgaattcataaaataaaggttaaaaatgaaaaatgttttgtaggttattttattctagCCCATTTAAACCTGATACTATTAGAAAATCGTAATGCAATAGTGAAAGCCCAAATACAAAATACAATGTTTAAGAAGCGTGTAGATAGAAACCTAAAAACAAACGACGatgatattttaaaaataaatatatgataattgGAAGTTTTAGTTCCGCTATAAGAGAAGTTGAttcacaaaaataaaaaggcATAATGGAGAAgaacaataataaataaaagatgaAGTACAACAACAAATATAGATCGTTAACtgaagaatataaaaagcaAGAtagttttaataaaaatgcattaaattaagttaaaaaatagttgatattattaataagtAGTATTGTTAATgtaaaacaatttttaaaatatgatataaacTTTTTTATGCAAATATGCGTGCATGATAATtttccattatttatatttatttcacttGTTAAAAAGTTTTAATATGAATTCTCCTAAGGAAGctcaataaaattaataaattgcaccattgttttttttgaaaatgcTTTATATTCATGCAACGGAAAAAAGAGAACACATGTTATAAGATAGTAATgtaatgtaaataaataaaaaagttaatGTTTTGCAAaaccatttttttcaacaaGGTTTTCGTATTGTATCATATTATGAAGTATTaacttaaatttttattgtcaAAATAGGAGTTAGATATTTTTGTAGGAATCTCCCTAACTAATAAGCTCAATTAAATGatgaattaaattatatattataaactttatatgatatttttaaacatatatttattattatatatagtgGTAGAAGCTTGTACCATGAGTTGTAGTTTTGTTATATGGAACTCATAATCGGGTTAGGGTTAAGTATTATCttgtatttaattttttataatttgagcactaattaaatatatatatactatacCCGTATGCTTAATATTGAGATGACGTTCAAGAGTCCAAATATGCAACCAAAAAAGGGACATTGTTATTAATATGAAAGGGGTTacataacatattttataagttataatatatatagttgAGTGTTCATGCCGATTTAATatgattaaaataaaatgtctATATTGTATATGTTAATATAGATATTGGCTATATATGAAACCGTATTATGGAATATCATAAttgcatattatataagtCTTGATAACCCAGAGATATATTGAATTATGCATATCATAATatgtttctttatttgatgaaacttttatttaataaaacttatgatttatatcatatttattttgatttaaattgcatttttataaccgaatagtataataattttatatatcagaatataattataatttgattCATTTGGAACAATTGCCTACATTATAACATACATTCatgtaattattatatttttaatattaattaaacacactactaatatataatagacattcataaaatatcgATCGATATTCGACAATGCAACGTTATCTATAAAATCTTGTTATGCTTCTAACATTTTagtaatacataaaaaatagactataaatgcatatataataaatttataaataataaatatatataatactcatttttttcatttcaaaactttacatatatgttaatgttataatttatattgatataaatagttctatatacattaatttatttactatAAAGGTATAACATTAGATTAATcactattaattttaaactTTACACTTTTGaggtataaataaattatattttaaaagatttaaaaaataaaatataagtatattaataaaattacgTATCATATTTTGTTCTAACAATTGTAAATCATACGATAGATATAATgcgttattattatatttctatacatataatataataaaatactcTATCAATAACtaatattgaaatattgttatattGTGAAATcttcatataattaaatattaattttatcgAGAAGGCAAATGATAATACATTATTAAtgtatcatttttatatatttgttaaagACCCAATTGTGGATTTGTAATTTGTATTCTAAAAAACAAGATCAATGGAGAAAATGTTAAAGACACAATTCACGTTAAATACAGTTTATTATTCCATATTAACGCgtattatatttccattattttaccatagaattaataaaatatagaatttTTAACAAACTATTtgaatgtatatacattgacaactataacaataaaatatataagatAAAACTGAACAATGCAAAACATTTAACGAATGTTTatctaaatttatatattaaaagagCAAGTATATCTTATCTCTCTCCTCTCAAAGGGTAATATAACAACCTAATTAAAGAGTGTTTTCTATTatactttaaaatttgcatcaatacttatttatgtgttatatatttaatatttactaagtatgatttaaaaaaagcaTGCATTTAAAgaatggaaaatatattataaattaccCAATAAACagtatttataaattagaATATGtaggaataaaaataatgttattggaatgtatatatattaattaaatgtaatattaaaattatgtaattTGGATAGAAAATGGAGGATGCAACTTAATTTGtaaatgttataattttaataaaatattggtatatattataagaaataactatataaagatttagtatatttttaaaaaatactatTCATATACTTTTAAGGATTATAGTAATAgtagtattttttattttttagattTATACAGTATTTAAGTTTTAGAAGGACAATCATTAAAACataagatataaatatatcccTTTTCTATGTTCAAACATACtttaaattcattataaaggtatattcatttttataataaagttATACCAGATGTTAGTAAGAATAgcattttttgtataaaattcattatatatatatttaatcagaattttattaaacaatattatatttaaggCAATTTAGCTAATTGTGATAAACAGGAATAAAACGTTTCtttagtaataatattattttattattctatattaatttaattattgaaaaacttataatatatgcaacTACAGACAGTTATATATAGGGTTAAATCATTTGTGTCGCATATTGGAGGCAGCGTATATAAAACAGCATGATTATACTCAATTTAcaaatcaaaaataaaatttcattACAATGGATGACTATGTggtatatgcattttttaatattgtatttcatataaatatcattaaactttatttaataaattttttaataattcgcgtttttattaattttttttaactctTTCTTAGTGTGAACAGTTCCAGATAGTAAGTAATTGGATTTCCGATGAATTGGGCAGTGACGGAAACTATCAAATTGAAGATGAACATAAATTAAATGTGTATTGTGTTAATAATGAATGTGATGGTGACCTCGATATAATTAATGCTGgatgtttatttttgtttgaaAAATTGTTTGGGAGTTATggattttttaataatcaTAATAGAATAAATATTGTTGAATACATTTTGATATGGTTAAGTTATATGTTAAGCCTAAAATCACATGACAATATCGTCAATCTAGAAGAATTTTATGatcaatatataaatcatgGTAATGAGTATATTAATTCTATAAATTGTGATGATTATAATACTAGTTATGTAAATCTTATAGATAAAAAGCTTGATTTGATGAATATGGATATTAAAGATATatctaaattttatgatgCATTTAAATCATTATGTGATATATATTCTGAATTTGATGGAAAAACGTCAAATTGCACAAAATGTTCGGATGAAGCTCAAGAATTtgctaaaaaatatgatgatcttaatgaaaattataataatactaaAGGAAGTCcctataataaaatattgtcTACATTATCaaatgattataataattttaaaaataaatgtaatgGTGCTCAATCTATCAAATTTCCAACCCTTCCAACATATTCACGAAGATCAGTAATAAAGAAAACTATAATTTCgattgtatttatatttgttgcAGTATCAATTTTCTTGGGAATTGCTTATaaggtaaataataaggaattaaaaaattactttcattaaatatatgcaatcattaacaaaaatatcataCGCTTCTTAACgttttatattagtattcGTTATTTGGACGTCGGAAACGAGCTctaaaacaatatttaagagaaaaaataaaaaatataaagaagaGAATGAATCATTCATATATGATTCAAGAGCGTGACTATTTCAggaatagtaataatgGTTGATATGTTTTAAGAAATTGTCTATttagaaataatttttggtcataatttttatatagtttttatgttttgGGTCAGAGTTAGGtactatattatatttaattttgaatgatttgataatatttattagtttaatgaattgttttaaatatatataggaaataagttattaaaaatatgtatagaATAAGTTGAAGTTTTTAAGATTTATATTAAGTCTAAATATGTAAgaacaaatgaaaatgaagattACTATGGAGAGGAAcgaataaagaaatatattttgataaattataaGAATTTTATTTCGTGTTAATATAACTTAATGGCAAATGTGCTCAACTAAAATACttactttttttactttattGCTAATTTGTGGTTAATGGTTTATGGGGCAATTGATCGAATATTGGGATCGATATAGAAAGATGACTCCACAATATCGATTTGGTTCTAGAAGAGAAAGgtgatttaaataattacaatGCATTATATGAGAAAATGGGGGAGAATGAAGgaagataaaaaaacatgaaaaGGGTTATAAATTGAAGAAATTGTAAAGTCGTAAATTGAGTTGATGAGAAAATGggattattaaatatatagaggAAGGTTATATGGCagttattaatttattttctttgtttataaaagaaaaaacaattcTTTGGAATGataacatttatttaacTTATATTTGAAGTCACATTtaaagaataataaatagtaaatttgtttattaatataatgaaGTATTGCGCATATATGATACATGTCAAGAGTTTGtttcttattttataataatgcataaagtaaattttctatatgATGGAATTCTCTATTATAactaaattataatatatttttgtctttaattattatttataaaagtcaaatattgtattatttaaatacaCAGTGCATTAACATttgttaaataaatatgatgaaaataaaagttaatagaattatgtatatttcatttttcgaattggaataaaaataaattggtATTCCATTCAATATATTGGTtctatatgtattatttttgtgatttaatattataatttgattatttgtttgaattacatttgaaaatatgaatattttatattattttattagaaataatatatttgacGTTGTATATTcatagatatatttataaataaaattattacataccaatttatgaaaacaattatttttacaaaaaaatggtaAATAAAGTGGAGAATATTATTAAGTAATACTTAAAATTGGAGAagtattataataaaatataataaattagaaactatttaaatgtaaataGCAACGATGatttgttaattttgtCATTATATGCCtgtatttattcatataaaaaaaatatatgtatctaatattttattattttaattgatatttattaattttttcgtattaaacaataatagaaaaatataagtttataaaatgttaaaacCATATCACTAAAAGCACCaacatattataaattatattaaaaacgGTGTATTTTTTAGATAAAAGTTAATATtgatttgaaaaaatatatagtatttatatccataaacaattttaatgaatataacgaaatttattacaataatacatttataaattctATAGAAATTGCAAAAagttaataaatgaaataagttcgttttttttatagatatattcatttattcataaattttagaacaaaaaactagtaaatattactattttgtgaataaatattaagtTACCGACATTATCTCAAACTACATATATTAgttcttttatttaataagtAAAGGTAAAAATGAGAGTCagtattttaaaatatgttctTTTTTCAATTGTTATTTGTTCTTTTGAATATGCCAAAAATGTAAGTTACactttattttcatttattattaataatatttcattatagGTTTCGTATCTATTTGTTTCACATTAGccttatattattgttcCATGTATTGGTAAGGTACTTACGTTAAATCaacaattaaaattaattacatatatgttaataaatatttcatttctttTCAGGAACTATACTTTGTAAACGATAGAGGGATATACCTTGAAAGGAATGTAATAAACTTTAGAAATAATAGGATATTAGCATATGCAGATAACGAATTTGATTTAAATGGATTTTATGAATCAACTTTGAGTCTTGCAAGTCAACTTGGTGATTGTGTTGAAGGTAACAAAGAAATAGCACACCTTCGAAATATTATAGATTCACATATAAAGAAGCATAAAGAAAGTAATACATCActtgatttaaaaaatgtagataGTAAGgcaaacaaaataattaatgaGCTTCGAAAAGAATTAGAAGaagtaaaaaaagatatttCTGATAAAATGAATGGTGAATTAGCAATACAGCCTATacatgataaaataataataaaaaaatatgaaaatggTTCTGTATCAGAACATGAAGACTTTAAacaattgaaaaataatgaaaataatgaaattacATCAAGTAATCGTCATATGAAATCAAAATTgactaaaaaatatagaaaggAAGCAATCAAATACATCCTGTCGTGGTTGACACTTGTAGCAGTTGCTGTTTCGGTACCAATAACAGGGTTGTTTAGCTTAATGATACTACTCATACCGTCTGgattttccatattttttttccattggagagtttataaatattcctttaaattaagaaaaatattaaaataaccactttattattattctttattatacatGCTTAAATGATTagaaatgatatatttagtATTTTATggcataaaatttatactttttacattttatataatagttaaatataatttaatagttttttatattattatatattttaatttaacatataatcacgttatataattaatttaccTGTGTTTGTCGCTTTCAAAAACTCATTTGTCTATTTTCatgcacatatattatgtattaatgaatttttaaTGTACTAATTTTTAGCtagtatttataattattttaaataaacaaatttaagtacacttattaataaaattacaaggtatatatatagttaaGGATTCTGGATTAGAGTTGCGTTTTGGAGAACTTGTATTTTGGGTCATGGTCCTGTACTGTGGGTTATAGTTTTGCTCTATGGAATCTATTCTTTGGGTTAtggttatatttttattaatttgtttataatttgatcatatttatttgtctATAAATGgtgattaaatatatatactattcCCATATGTTTAATCTCGAAATTAAGTCCAAATATTTACCACCCAAAGGAGCATAGCGATTAATACGAAAGGGGTTTcataacattttttccataaagCGTAATATTGATTTAATGtgattaaaataaaatagcatattggatatattaatatagatattgactatatatgaattcatattatatatatcataattatttatta
This genomic interval carries:
- a CDS encoding BIR protein — translated: MDDYVCEQFQIVSNWISDELGSDGNYQIEDEHKLNVYCVNNECDGDLDIINAGCLFLFEKLFGSYGFFNNHNRINIVEYILIWLSYMLSLKSHDNIVNLEEFYDQYINHGNEYINSINCDDYNTSYVNLIDKKLDLMNMDIKDISKFYDAFKSLCDIYSEFDGKTSNCTKCSDEAQEFAKKYDDLNENYNNTKGSPYNKILSTLSNDYNNFKNKCNGAQSIKFPTLPTYSRRSVIKKTIISIVFIFVAVSIFLGIAYKYSLFGRRKRALKQYLREKIKNIKKRMNHSYMIQERDYFRNSNNG
- a CDS encoding fam-b protein; the encoded protein is MRVSILKYVLFSIVICSFEYAKNELYFVNDRGIYLERNVINFRNNRILAYADNEFDLNGFYESTLSLASQLGDCVEGNKEIAHLRNIIDSHIKKHKESNTSLDLKNVDSKANKIINELRKELEEVKKDISDKMNGELAIQPIHDKIIIKKYENGSVSEHEDFKQLKNNENNEITSSNRHMKSKLTKKYRKEAIKYILSWLTLVAVAVSVPITGLFSLMILLIPSGFSIFFFHWRVYKYSFKLRKILK